One stretch of Niallia sp. XMNu-256 DNA includes these proteins:
- a CDS encoding glycoside hydrolase family 16 protein — MRHNLLLFFFCLPSLVLSGCQFSQEKRDLDESHDLKEWTKQETKVETSSILTKEIKTLESGQWNKVWEDTFENLEQTDKKWNFIDKGNNYNNELQYYKKENMKVMDGTLHIIGEKELYKGHPYTSGQINTLNKKHIEYGRIEIRAKHPAGKGLFPAIWLLPVDQTKGLPEIDIFEAIGNEPSQVYMVHHTGTIGNLNTTHDSFILNNINEFHDYALEWEENELRWYIDNQLRFVSRSGVPNEPMYLIINLAIGGDWPGDPNHLTAFPSSFDIDFVKVYEKVNEDE, encoded by the coding sequence ATGAGACATAATCTACTTTTATTCTTTTTTTGTCTCCCAAGTTTGGTTTTATCAGGATGTCAATTTTCACAAGAAAAAAGGGATTTAGATGAAAGTCATGATTTAAAAGAGTGGACAAAACAAGAAACAAAGGTAGAAACATCAAGCATCTTAACAAAGGAGATCAAGACGTTGGAGAGTGGCCAATGGAATAAAGTATGGGAAGATACGTTTGAAAATTTGGAACAAACTGATAAAAAGTGGAATTTCATAGATAAGGGCAATAACTATAATAACGAGCTTCAATATTATAAAAAGGAAAACATGAAGGTAATGGATGGAACCTTGCATATTATTGGTGAAAAAGAATTATATAAAGGACATCCATATACTTCTGGGCAAATTAACACACTTAATAAAAAACATATTGAGTACGGGCGAATAGAAATTAGGGCCAAACACCCTGCGGGAAAAGGACTTTTCCCTGCAATCTGGTTACTGCCTGTAGACCAAACGAAAGGTTTACCTGAAATTGATATTTTTGAGGCAATTGGTAACGAGCCATCACAGGTTTATATGGTCCATCATACAGGGACGATTGGGAACCTTAATACCACCCATGATTCTTTTATTTTAAACAATATAAATGAATTTCATGATTACGCTCTAGAATGGGAGGAGAATGAGCTCCGGTGGTATATTGATAACCAATTGAGGTTTGTTAGTCGATCCGGCGTTCCGAATGAACCGATGTATTTAATTATAAATCTAGCAATTGGCGGGGATTGGCCAGGGGATCCTAATCATTTAACCGCTTTTCCATCGTCTTTCGATATAGACTTTGTAAAAGTATATGAAAAAGTGAATGAAGACGAATGA
- the dnaB gene encoding replicative DNA helicase, producing MKRNPYYHIEVEQAIIGALFLDGELITECTLQPEHFYSSQLRNIYILMQQLAEKGKPIDVVSVAEEAGPEYFSEIGGWDLLPSLAESVPSTANFQYYQEIVKKYAHKRDTVLIANKIRKATQAGNLDRTLREGIQDLQTVEDLLNEENLGDIQQGLIDLYMDCEQDLGEISGIASGFKSLDGLTGGFQESDLVVIGARPSVGKTAFALNIALQAAQEDVSIIFSLEMSKKQLLKRAVGQIGNVSSMKLRNPNRLFDEKDWNSLQQALGMISKMKLHIYDQGGMDVPYIWSHVRKLRQHYGPEKRLLVFIDYLQLINGDPRLKGNRQAEISEISRALKQMAKELNVVVVALSQLSRAVESRQDKRPMLSDLRDSGQIEQDSDLIAFLYRDDYYDRESKAKDRIEIILAKHRNGPVGTVKLAFLKEYGKFLDLVG from the coding sequence ATGAAACGGAATCCGTATTATCATATTGAGGTCGAACAAGCGATCATTGGCGCTTTGTTTTTAGATGGAGAATTGATCACGGAATGTACGTTACAACCCGAGCATTTTTACTCCTCGCAGTTAAGAAACATTTACATCTTGATGCAGCAATTAGCGGAAAAGGGAAAACCGATTGATGTGGTATCCGTTGCAGAGGAAGCGGGTCCGGAATACTTTTCTGAAATAGGAGGCTGGGATCTCTTACCCTCCCTAGCGGAAAGTGTTCCATCGACCGCAAATTTCCAGTATTACCAGGAAATTGTGAAAAAGTATGCACATAAAAGAGATACGGTTCTGATTGCTAATAAGATCCGCAAAGCCACTCAAGCAGGAAATCTAGACAGGACCCTTCGCGAAGGAATTCAAGATTTACAAACGGTAGAAGACCTTCTAAACGAAGAGAATCTGGGTGACATTCAACAAGGATTGATCGATTTATATATGGATTGTGAACAAGATCTTGGAGAGATCAGCGGCATAGCTTCAGGCTTTAAAAGCCTTGATGGATTAACGGGAGGATTCCAAGAATCAGATCTTGTCGTCATTGGGGCCCGTCCAAGTGTAGGGAAAACGGCGTTTGCGTTAAACATTGCCTTACAAGCTGCGCAAGAAGATGTGTCAATTATTTTTTCGTTAGAGATGTCGAAAAAGCAACTGCTCAAAAGAGCCGTTGGGCAAATAGGGAATGTCAGTTCAATGAAATTAAGAAATCCCAACCGGCTTTTTGACGAAAAGGATTGGAACAGCCTCCAACAAGCATTAGGAATGATTTCAAAGATGAAGCTGCATATTTACGATCAAGGCGGAATGGATGTTCCTTACATCTGGTCGCATGTGAGAAAACTGCGGCAACATTATGGCCCAGAAAAACGATTGCTCGTGTTCATTGACTATTTACAATTAATTAACGGAGATCCTCGTTTAAAGGGAAATCGGCAGGCAGAAATTAGTGAAATCAGCCGGGCATTGAAACAGATGGCGAAGGAGTTAAACGTGGTCGTCGTGGCTCTTTCCCAACTGAGCCGGGCGGTTGAAAGTAGACAAGACAAGCGCCCGATGCTATCCGATCTTCGTGACAGTGGGCAAATTGAACAAGACTCTGATTTAATCGCCTTCCTCTATCGGGATGATTACTATGACCGTGAATCAAAAGCGAAAGATCGAATAGAAATCATCTTAGCCAAACATCGAAATGGCCCAGTTGGAACCGTAAAGCTTGCGTTCTTGAAGGAATATGGAAAGTTTTTGGACTTGGTGGGGTGA
- a CDS encoding polysaccharide deacetylase family protein: MKVKKHYNFIFTALFIFHFGILSYFIINNFDSIVSDEIVFARDQELEIDHHNGLRTFDSLKENEKAEKIPVLMYHKVIAEEDLSEDIHYNKGKLLSTIVTLEQFEKQMEFLHDNNFVTLTLKEFQAFMDRKIDVPKNSILITFDDGWKDNFTNAYLILDKYDFKATIFLITDKIENKQETYIPGSTQYLSRQDIIDGNNVFSYSSHTHNFHSRDENDLAFLVSKDNESIKKDIQRSIDMIGDNTAFAYPYGEFNQETIKVLEELNVPMAFTIHDKGMVHPDDNRFTLSRRGIYPSTTIEVFKNLVMTDVDNN, from the coding sequence ATGAAAGTTAAAAAGCATTATAATTTTATCTTTACAGCATTATTTATTTTTCACTTTGGAATTTTATCTTATTTTATAATAAATAATTTTGATTCTATTGTTAGCGATGAAATAGTATTTGCCAGAGACCAGGAACTAGAAATAGATCATCATAATGGACTTCGAACATTTGATTCACTAAAAGAGAATGAAAAGGCAGAAAAAATTCCCGTTCTTATGTACCACAAGGTGATCGCTGAAGAAGATCTTTCAGAGGATATTCACTACAATAAAGGAAAGTTGTTAAGTACAATCGTTACTTTAGAGCAATTTGAAAAGCAAATGGAATTTCTTCACGATAATAACTTTGTTACATTAACACTAAAAGAGTTCCAAGCATTTATGGATAGGAAAATCGATGTTCCGAAAAATAGTATATTAATAACTTTTGATGATGGATGGAAAGATAACTTCACGAATGCCTATCTCATACTGGATAAATATGATTTTAAAGCAACCATATTTCTCATTACCGATAAAATTGAAAATAAACAAGAAACATATATTCCTGGAAGTACCCAATATTTAAGTAGACAAGATATTATAGATGGAAATAATGTATTTTCATATTCCAGTCATACTCATAATTTCCACTCCAGGGATGAAAATGACCTAGCATTCCTCGTTTCAAAGGATAACGAGTCAATTAAGAAAGATATCCAACGAAGTATTGATATGATTGGCGATAATACTGCTTTTGCATACCCTTATGGTGAATTTAATCAAGAGACCATTAAAGTATTAGAGGAACTCAATGTTCCTATGGCATTTACCATACATGATAAAGGAATGGTTCATCCTGATGATAACCGTTTTACTCTTTCTAGACGTGGTATTTATCCCTCAACAACAATCGAAGTTTTTAAAAACTTGGTAATGACTGATGTTGACAATAATTAA
- a CDS encoding AAC(3) family N-acetyltransferase, translated as MYTKLDLLNHLKQMGIDKNGTILVHSSMKSIGQVEGGADTVLDSFSKYMNNGLLVFPTHTWKYINAENPRFYVSDSPSNVGLLTELFRKRPGVIRSWHPTHSVAALGKGAQEFVAGNEQFDTPCARESSWGKLLDQKATILLIGVDLRRCTYIHGVEEWLDIPGRLTDEHEQLYTVFPDNTEISVPQRRHIGHTSEKYGRVEDVFLDNQAMYKGKFGDATVRVCDTVKMTDLLIPLLKEKPDLFS; from the coding sequence ATGTACACAAAACTAGATTTACTGAACCATTTGAAACAAATGGGGATCGATAAAAATGGAACAATACTTGTTCATTCGTCAATGAAAAGCATTGGCCAAGTAGAGGGTGGAGCAGATACTGTCCTAGATTCATTCTCCAAATATATGAATAACGGTTTGTTAGTCTTCCCTACTCATACATGGAAATATATTAATGCCGAGAATCCCCGCTTCTATGTAAGTGACTCACCATCTAATGTGGGGTTGTTGACGGAACTTTTCCGGAAGCGTCCAGGTGTGATTCGCTCATGGCACCCAACGCATTCAGTAGCCGCCTTAGGTAAAGGTGCACAGGAATTTGTTGCAGGAAATGAACAATTCGATACACCTTGTGCACGGGAATCGAGTTGGGGGAAATTGCTAGATCAAAAAGCAACCATCTTATTAATCGGAGTGGACCTGCGAAGATGTACTTATATTCACGGCGTTGAGGAATGGCTCGATATTCCGGGACGATTAACAGATGAACACGAACAGCTTTACACGGTTTTTCCAGATAACACGGAAATATCCGTACCACAACGAAGACATATTGGTCACACCTCTGAAAAATACGGACGAGTGGAAGATGTTTTTCTAGATAACCAAGCTATGTACAAAGGGAAATTTGGGGATGCAACGGTGCGTGTTTGTGATACGGTGAAAATGACGGATTTGCTTATTCCTTTACTTAAAGAAAAACCGGATTTATTTTCATGA
- a CDS encoding endonuclease/exonuclease/phosphatase family protein gives MKKVWKPLFLLAASLLVFVSGLLSGALTSFAAENKSPQVTVDVKAMSFNLRYKNNNDPSPHTWDERVPTIRRLINMEKPDIIGTQEVVYSQLQDLENVLPQYNWVGLGREGGNRGEYSAIFYNEKDYTVLEYDHFWLSDTPEVIGSKTWGNNIPRMVTWAKFLDKKSNQQFYFVNTHFDHQSDNAREKSSELLVEVTNEFDPELPVILTGDFNAEPDSLPHQILTGDGAFNDLWDTAQTRVNEDLGTFNGFKDPTGGGSHKRIDWILGKGNMKTSEIEIVNYQKHGQFPSDHFPVMADITLTYNQ, from the coding sequence TTGAAGAAAGTATGGAAACCCCTATTTTTATTGGCGGCCAGTTTACTGGTTTTCGTCAGCGGCTTGTTGTCGGGAGCTTTAACTAGTTTTGCTGCAGAAAACAAAAGTCCACAAGTGACGGTGGATGTCAAAGCCATGTCGTTTAATCTAAGATACAAAAATAACAATGATCCTTCCCCACACACATGGGACGAACGGGTTCCTACGATTAGAAGACTGATTAACATGGAGAAACCCGATATTATTGGAACACAAGAAGTCGTATATTCACAATTACAGGACTTAGAGAATGTGTTACCGCAGTACAATTGGGTTGGTTTAGGTCGTGAAGGTGGAAATCGCGGAGAATACTCGGCTATCTTTTATAACGAAAAAGATTACACTGTGCTAGAGTATGATCATTTTTGGTTATCCGATACACCAGAAGTCATTGGCTCTAAAACATGGGGGAACAATATTCCAAGAATGGTGACTTGGGCTAAGTTTCTTGATAAAAAGAGCAACCAACAGTTCTACTTCGTCAATACACACTTTGATCATCAGTCTGATAATGCAAGAGAAAAAAGTTCAGAGTTACTTGTTGAGGTAACGAATGAATTTGATCCAGAGTTGCCGGTTATTTTAACAGGAGACTTTAATGCTGAACCGGATAGTCTTCCACACCAAATTTTAACAGGTGATGGAGCATTTAATGATTTATGGGATACAGCCCAGACAAGAGTCAACGAAGACTTAGGAACCTTTAATGGCTTTAAGGATCCTACTGGCGGAGGATCCCATAAGCGTATTGACTGGATTCTCGGAAAAGGAAACATGAAAACGAGTGAAATTGAAATCGTTAACTACCAGAAGCATGGACAATTTCCAAGCGATCATTTCCCAGTGATGGCAGACATTACCTTAACTTATAACCAATAA
- a CDS encoding triple tyrosine motif-containing protein: protein MKNKSLVIILIFLLIANPLMALAEPLEISNQTTESDYIEPTLNNVQLSTRDVNVGEEIVFTASVSDDLSGVSSVSAMIYIADRSKPDGARYIEFVYDPETTNWIGTYIVGVNDQPGEWILQDIHMVDSSYNSNWAYISESFTIHNADGDFSAPIVENVVIDPETANVGDVVNFSMKVTDDKSDISYVNPYLQSVDGMSNRYIYVEYDQEKDAWVGSFTVQKNDRPGLWTLMVDTQDTAGNYGMIDTNKNLYINNEDGDFTAPVIENIEVSPSTIAVGETITITADVNDDHSGIREVTANLHSYNYEQYETVKMNYNQELNKWIGTFTAKDTTQDGDWFITVNAVDNFDNHVSNYSSPYFNVINPDGDYTAPTITSLEVNPTNITVGEQVTLTATVEDDKSGVAYVQVQMDYIGNVPFKYNSESGKWIATVTIPNSIEDGTILNIHSVEAIDFKGNKGYESFYESVNVSNPTPLTLKNVEFSSNTVKVGDDLQIQAKFANDQDVVKSVTARITNEYSLHRLVELTYDQASGTWIGTYPVTAKTGEWYVYLDVKDVQGNSYYFSADKTFTIENPDADIELPVIENVTITPDVATLGDEIMIEVEATDIGSDIEFVHAFLKMEDNYYHYIPLTLDQTTKKWIGKYTVRQNDVSGLWTVEITASDFEGNMQSDSNYQIEINNPNADITAPTIKSFHVDRIVAQPGETVKFEAKIIDNESGVSEAYVQISQNNSSESIQKQVKLSYEETRDLWVGSYTIPAYSTSGLHYVYLTTVDQAGNYNNESWFNDLLILNDTPDYDKPILGELSFTPGTVKLGDSVSFKVKATDVGSGVEDVSVTFMDGQYWNASEFGGYFESIDLEYDSTENVWIGSKVINSVDYTGKWRLEVSARDGAGNYVYDTFPQPLYVDRDEVGTVTSVDVEVNQTSPQVVGTPITVKATSEGSKHPEYRFLVRDEKGDITTIQEYSSQDTITWTPTQSGDYTIIVHAKDKNKTGSASFYEAMNEMNYKINVGKVTSVEVEADQASPQRVGTPITLTATSEGSNEPLYRFLVKGEKGKPTTLQSYSSNDTVTWTPTSPGNYTITVYGKDKNKPGLGAYEAQAVMSYEVNADKVTSVNVTAEQSAPQVVGTPITLKATSEGSNEPLYRFSIKDNKGTVTTLKSYSGSDTVTWTPTSIGNYKIIVYGKDKNSSDSEEYFEEQAVMNYKVKAGKITSVNVTAQQSAPQMAGTPITLKATSEGSNEPLYRFLIKDDKGTVTTLQTYNSNDTVTWTPTSAGNYTIIVHGKDKNKPGSEESSQAQAEMLFTVQ from the coding sequence TTGAAGAACAAGTCATTGGTGATCATATTAATTTTTTTGTTAATCGCTAACCCACTAATGGCTTTAGCGGAGCCATTAGAAATAAGTAATCAAACAACAGAGTCTGATTATATTGAACCTACCCTTAATAACGTCCAATTATCTACCAGAGATGTGAATGTTGGGGAGGAAATTGTTTTTACAGCTTCAGTATCGGATGACCTTTCGGGAGTTTCTAGTGTATCGGCCATGATATACATAGCAGACAGATCTAAGCCTGATGGTGCCCGTTACATTGAATTTGTCTACGATCCTGAAACAACAAATTGGATTGGAACTTATATAGTTGGCGTGAATGATCAACCTGGAGAATGGATCTTACAAGACATTCATATGGTTGACAGCTCATATAATTCAAACTGGGCTTACATTTCAGAATCCTTTACCATCCATAACGCAGATGGAGACTTCTCGGCTCCCATAGTAGAAAATGTTGTGATTGATCCGGAAACGGCTAATGTAGGAGATGTTGTCAATTTTTCTATGAAGGTTACTGATGATAAGTCTGATATTAGTTATGTCAATCCGTATCTACAATCTGTTGATGGTATGTCAAATCGGTATATCTATGTAGAATATGACCAAGAAAAAGATGCTTGGGTTGGTTCCTTTACTGTGCAAAAAAATGACAGACCTGGCTTATGGACCTTAATGGTTGATACACAGGATACAGCAGGGAATTATGGGATGATTGATACGAATAAAAACCTTTACATCAATAATGAGGATGGCGATTTTACAGCACCAGTTATAGAAAACATTGAAGTTTCACCATCTACGATTGCAGTAGGGGAAACAATAACGATAACTGCTGATGTAAACGATGATCATTCAGGAATTCGAGAGGTAACGGCTAATCTTCATTCGTATAACTATGAACAATATGAAACAGTAAAAATGAACTACAACCAAGAACTAAATAAATGGATAGGGACCTTTACTGCAAAAGACACGACACAGGATGGTGATTGGTTTATCACTGTAAATGCAGTAGACAATTTTGATAATCATGTCTCAAATTACTCTTCACCGTATTTTAATGTCATCAATCCTGATGGAGATTATACAGCACCTACGATCACAAGTTTAGAGGTGAATCCGACAAACATAACAGTTGGTGAACAAGTGACCTTAACAGCAACGGTAGAAGATGACAAATCAGGCGTGGCTTATGTTCAAGTGCAAATGGACTACATAGGTAATGTACCATTTAAGTACAATAGTGAAAGCGGAAAATGGATAGCAACTGTGACGATTCCAAACTCTATTGAAGATGGAACGATACTTAACATTCATAGTGTAGAAGCAATTGACTTCAAGGGCAATAAAGGATATGAATCGTTCTATGAATCAGTGAATGTATCAAACCCAACTCCATTAACATTAAAAAACGTTGAATTTTCATCTAATACGGTTAAGGTAGGCGATGACCTTCAAATTCAAGCGAAATTTGCTAATGATCAAGATGTAGTTAAAAGTGTGACAGCAAGAATTACTAATGAATATAGTCTTCATAGACTTGTAGAACTTACCTATGATCAAGCCAGTGGAACATGGATAGGAACATACCCTGTTACTGCTAAAACTGGGGAATGGTATGTATACTTAGATGTAAAAGATGTACAGGGAAACTCTTATTATTTTTCAGCAGATAAAACATTTACGATAGAAAATCCAGATGCTGATATTGAATTGCCAGTAATCGAAAATGTGACGATTACACCTGATGTAGCAACCTTGGGTGATGAGATAATGATTGAAGTAGAAGCAACCGATATCGGATCTGACATCGAGTTTGTTCATGCGTTTTTGAAAATGGAAGATAATTATTACCATTATATTCCACTTACCCTTGATCAAACGACAAAGAAATGGATAGGGAAATACACAGTAAGACAAAATGATGTTTCGGGTCTATGGACTGTTGAAATCACGGCTAGTGACTTTGAGGGTAATATGCAGTCCGATTCAAACTATCAAATTGAAATCAATAATCCAAATGCAGATATAACTGCACCTACGATTAAATCATTTCATGTTGATCGCATCGTTGCCCAACCTGGTGAAACGGTTAAGTTTGAAGCGAAGATTATCGACAATGAGTCTGGAGTTAGTGAGGCCTATGTTCAAATTAGCCAGAATAATAGCTCTGAATCTATTCAGAAGCAGGTGAAACTTTCTTATGAAGAGACTCGTGACTTATGGGTAGGATCTTATACGATTCCAGCCTATTCCACTTCCGGGTTACATTATGTTTATCTAACAACTGTAGACCAAGCAGGCAATTATAATAATGAATCTTGGTTCAATGACTTGTTAATTCTGAATGATACACCCGACTATGACAAACCGATTCTTGGGGAATTGAGCTTTACGCCTGGAACGGTTAAATTAGGTGATTCAGTTTCTTTCAAGGTAAAAGCCACAGATGTTGGTTCCGGTGTTGAAGATGTAAGTGTCACGTTCATGGATGGGCAGTACTGGAATGCAAGTGAATTTGGTGGATATTTTGAAAGTATTGACTTAGAATACGACTCTACGGAAAATGTCTGGATTGGAAGTAAAGTTATAAACTCAGTAGATTACACAGGAAAATGGAGATTGGAAGTATCGGCACGTGATGGAGCAGGAAATTATGTATATGACACATTCCCTCAGCCCCTTTATGTCGACCGAGACGAAGTTGGAACAGTCACTTCAGTAGATGTTGAGGTTAATCAGACTAGTCCACAAGTGGTAGGAACGCCAATTACTGTTAAGGCTACTTCTGAAGGAAGTAAACATCCAGAGTATCGTTTCCTTGTCCGAGATGAAAAGGGAGACATTACTACTATTCAAGAGTATAGCAGTCAAGATACCATAACATGGACACCAACACAATCAGGAGATTACACAATCATTGTCCATGCAAAGGATAAAAACAAAACTGGATCGGCTAGTTTTTATGAAGCAATGAATGAAATGAACTATAAAATTAATGTAGGAAAAGTAACAAGTGTAGAGGTTGAGGCTGATCAAGCTTCACCACAACGTGTTGGAACTCCTATTACATTAACAGCTACATCTGAAGGTAGTAACGAGCCTTTGTATCGTTTCTTGGTCAAAGGTGAAAAAGGAAAACCTACAACACTTCAGTCATATAGCAGCAACGATACGGTCACATGGACACCAACAAGTCCAGGAAATTACACCATTACTGTTTATGGTAAAGACAAGAATAAACCGGGTTTAGGAGCCTATGAAGCACAAGCCGTTATGAGCTATGAGGTGAATGCTGACAAGGTAACAAGTGTGAACGTAACAGCTGAACAGTCAGCTCCACAAGTAGTAGGAACTCCGATTACTCTAAAAGCAACATCAGAAGGAAGCAATGAACCGTTGTATCGTTTCTCTATAAAGGATAACAAAGGAACCGTTACGACGCTGAAGTCTTATAGCGGTAGCGATACGGTCACATGGACACCAACAAGTATTGGAAATTACAAGATTATTGTTTATGGTAAAGACAAGAATAGCTCAGATTCAGAAGAATACTTTGAAGAACAAGCAGTGATGAACTATAAAGTAAAAGCTGGCAAGATAACAAGTGTAAACGTAACAGCCCAACAGTCGGCTCCACAAATGGCTGGAACCCCGATTACACTAAAAGCAACATCAGAAGGAAGCAATGAACCATTATATCGCTTCTTGATAAAGGATGACAAAGGAACCGTTACGACGCTTCAGACTTATAACAGTAACGATACGGTGACATGGACACCAACAAGTGCAGGAAATTATACAATAATTGTTCATGGTAAAGACAAAAACAAACCAGGTTCAGAAGAATCCTCTCAAGCACAGGCAGAAATGTTATTTACAGTACAATAA
- a CDS encoding Pycsar system effector family protein → MDIEKSLNDLYNDFKEWLKFADTRNAALLIFNSTLLVCLISYEEVIFPKEFELSPWLFTICTTATMISIIILFISFLPRRFKKLKNKGSSYPTFKNLLHYGDIYQFSPGVLLSSLENKYKFYESSINDDYLYDFSFQIIALARILKRKDRIFNYAIVINLIIVVFISFSILLVVWG, encoded by the coding sequence TTGGATATAGAAAAGTCACTTAACGATTTATACAATGATTTCAAAGAATGGCTTAAATTTGCTGATACAAGAAACGCTGCATTACTTATCTTCAACAGCACTTTACTTGTTTGTTTAATAAGCTATGAAGAGGTTATTTTCCCTAAAGAGTTTGAGCTTTCCCCTTGGTTATTTACTATTTGTACAACTGCAACGATGATTTCAATCATCATATTATTTATTTCTTTTTTACCACGTAGGTTCAAAAAGTTAAAAAATAAAGGTTCGTCTTATCCTACTTTTAAGAACTTATTGCATTATGGGGATATCTATCAATTCAGTCCAGGTGTTTTACTATCCTCTCTGGAAAATAAATATAAATTTTATGAATCAAGTATAAATGACGACTATCTTTACGACTTTAGTTTTCAGATTATAGCTTTAGCGAGAATATTAAAGAGAAAAGATCGAATTTTCAACTATGCTATCGTAATAAATCTAATCATTGTTGTGTTCATTAGCTTTTCAATTCTATTGGTCGTTTGGGGATGA
- a CDS encoding glycosyltransferase produces MVLTLTIFMYIVFFIFQFLYIFVPLFTVQGGRFKQKKKKELGISILIPAFNEETVLKNCIRAILHVDYKNYETFIINDGSTDKTMDLLHGLLDLQIIKKEKANKLEHKEVKKVYQSKRYPTIFVIDKVNGGKADSLNAGIEFATFENIITLDADSTLDVNSLQVINSVFHDEKVIAAGGMVHIGQAFQGDYTNPNPDLKIQNLLKFQFVQYLANFYLYKTTQSKFNALAIISGAFGVFRKSALFEVNGYRITVGEDMDITMRIQRLVKTKYKDKKILFIPEAVCYTEGPETMRDLFKQRIRWQKAFIDCIVIYGRSLPMKFNLSLTIFLLIDALLLGTITAFIIPMIPFIILFTESGLYLALTLFCMSFSLAIFQGIAVFIINDRLGYKLIGFDRIRLSLFIPFEIVTYRLLGILFNVLGTLGYFINKDSWNKVQRVGNNYQTYSNELFSNNDKDGQKVV; encoded by the coding sequence ATGGTTTTAACATTAACAATATTTATGTATATAGTATTTTTTATCTTTCAATTTCTCTATATCTTCGTTCCATTATTTACTGTACAAGGCGGCAGATTTAAACAAAAAAAGAAAAAGGAACTAGGGATATCCATTCTTATTCCTGCATTTAACGAGGAAACAGTTTTAAAGAATTGTATTCGAGCCATTCTACATGTCGACTATAAAAACTACGAAACCTTTATTATTAATGATGGATCTACTGACAAAACAATGGATTTACTGCATGGTTTACTCGATTTACAAATCATTAAAAAGGAAAAAGCAAATAAATTAGAACATAAAGAAGTAAAAAAGGTATATCAATCAAAGAGATACCCTACCATTTTCGTAATCGATAAGGTTAACGGCGGTAAAGCGGATTCGTTAAATGCAGGGATTGAATTTGCAACTTTTGAAAACATCATTACCTTAGATGCAGATAGCACACTTGATGTAAATTCGCTGCAAGTCATTAATTCAGTTTTTCATGATGAAAAAGTAATTGCTGCTGGGGGAATGGTCCATATTGGACAAGCTTTTCAAGGCGATTACACGAATCCAAATCCGGATTTAAAAATTCAAAATCTACTGAAATTCCAATTCGTTCAATACCTAGCTAATTTTTATTTATATAAAACGACTCAGTCCAAATTTAATGCATTGGCTATCATCTCTGGTGCTTTTGGTGTTTTTAGAAAAAGTGCTTTATTTGAAGTGAATGGTTACCGTATAACGGTCGGTGAAGATATGGATATCACCATGCGAATACAACGACTAGTTAAAACAAAATATAAAGATAAAAAAATATTATTTATTCCAGAAGCTGTCTGCTATACAGAAGGCCCCGAAACGATGCGAGACCTATTTAAGCAACGCATTAGGTGGCAAAAGGCATTTATTGACTGCATTGTGATTTACGGTCGCTCTTTACCTATGAAGTTTAATCTAAGTCTAACCATTTTCCTTCTTATTGATGCGCTTTTATTAGGGACCATTACTGCTTTTATCATACCTATGATTCCATTTATCATTCTCTTTACTGAAAGTGGATTGTACTTAGCACTTACGCTTTTCTGTATGTCTTTTAGTCTAGCAATCTTCCAAGGAATTGCCGTTTTTATTATCAATGATCGACTTGGATATAAGTTAATAGGATTCGATCGAATCCGCCTTAGTTTGTTTATTCCATTTGAAATAGTTACGTATAGACTACTAGGAATTCTTTTTAATGTACTCGGTACTTTAGGCTATTTCATAAATAAGGATAGTTGGAACAAGGTGCAACGCGTAGGAAATAATTATCAAACTTATAGTAACGAGCTTTTTTCTAATAATGATAAAGACGGGCAAAAGGTGGTTTAG